The Rhodocytophaga rosea genome has a segment encoding these proteins:
- a CDS encoding anti-sigma regulatory factor, whose amino-acid sequence MTKESMQITKEQDVILFRNRVKEFATKIGMSILNQTKLITAASELVRNMLKYANGGTVLLEVISKERTTGIKLTFSDKGPGIADIKQAMQDGFSTGKSLGLGLPGAKRLVNEFDIKSELGKGTTVTIIRWKNGI is encoded by the coding sequence ATGACTAAAGAATCCATGCAGATTACAAAAGAGCAAGATGTAATTCTGTTTCGGAACCGGGTAAAAGAATTTGCCACTAAAATCGGCATGAGTATCCTCAACCAGACCAAGCTCATTACTGCCGCAAGTGAACTGGTGCGTAATATGCTAAAATATGCCAATGGCGGTACTGTGCTGCTGGAAGTGATTAGCAAAGAGAGAACTACCGGAATTAAACTAACTTTTTCTGACAAAGGCCCTGGAATTGCCGATATCAAACAGGCGATGCAGGATGGATTTTCTACCGGAAAAAGTCTGGGACTAGGGCTGCCTGGGGCCAAAAGACTTGTAAATGAATTTGATATTAAAAGTGAACTAGGCAAAGGTACTACTGTTACAATTATCCGCTGGAAAAATGGAATTTAA
- a CDS encoding STAS domain-containing protein, giving the protein MDRIPILKMGQFLLVTIQVDLYDRLALSLESDLINMVSHTEAKGVLIDISAVSIVDSFMGRILGNIASMTKIMDAETVVVGMQPAVAITLVELGLTLSGVHTALNVEKGMELLQKRIGDDQAGSNQTEEEEDDRND; this is encoded by the coding sequence ATGGATAGAATACCAATACTTAAGATGGGTCAGTTTCTGCTGGTTACCATACAGGTAGATTTATACGACCGGCTGGCGCTCAGTTTAGAAAGTGATCTGATAAATATGGTGAGCCATACAGAAGCAAAGGGGGTATTGATAGATATTTCTGCGGTAAGCATTGTGGATTCATTTATGGGAAGAATTCTGGGAAATATCGCTTCTATGACTAAGATTATGGATGCTGAAACCGTAGTGGTAGGAATGCAGCCTGCCGTGGCTATAACCCTGGTAGAATTAGGATTAACCTTATCTGGTGTACATACCGCTTTAAATGTAGAAAAAGGGATGGAACTTCTTCAAAAGCGGATTGGTGACGACCAAGCTGGATCTAACCAAACAGAAGAGGAAGAAGATGATCGTAATGACTAA
- a CDS encoding SCO family protein, producing MRTPLKAGLLILLLVIPALAFLFLKNFGRNEYSLPRYIPQLDSTSGEILMKTSVVDGKEIMDTVFHTVPGFNLTDQHNTQVTGEIVKGKIHVADFFFARCPGICPKMSSQLQRVQEQFLNNPDVVILSYTVDPEHDSVEALQNYAQQYGAVKGKWSLLTGDRSQLYNLAKRGYFVTAKEGNLQSADIEENFVHTDKFILVDKEGHIRGFYNGTDPKDVDRLNLEIKILIDHYKTQ from the coding sequence ATGCGTACCCCATTAAAAGCCGGATTGCTAATTTTGCTGTTAGTAATACCGGCTTTAGCATTTCTATTTCTGAAAAACTTTGGCCGGAACGAGTATTCTCTTCCCAGGTATATTCCTCAGCTTGATTCTACAAGCGGTGAAATACTGATGAAAACAAGTGTAGTAGATGGCAAAGAGATAATGGATACCGTTTTCCATACCGTACCAGGATTTAACCTCACAGACCAGCATAATACCCAGGTAACTGGCGAAATAGTAAAAGGAAAAATTCATGTGGCTGATTTCTTTTTTGCAAGGTGCCCAGGTATCTGTCCAAAAATGTCGTCCCAGTTGCAGCGGGTACAGGAGCAATTTCTCAATAATCCGGATGTAGTCATTCTATCCTATACAGTCGATCCGGAACATGATTCTGTGGAGGCTTTACAAAATTATGCCCAGCAATATGGCGCTGTAAAAGGAAAATGGTCTCTGCTGACCGGCGACAGAAGCCAGTTATATAATTTAGCAAAAAGAGGATATTTTGTAACTGCTAAAGAAGGAAATTTGCAAAGTGCAGACATTGAAGAGAACTTTGTTCATACAGATAAGTTTATTCTGGTAGACAAGGAAGGCCACATCCGGGGATTTTATAATGGTACTGATCCCAAAGATGTAGACCGCCTGAACCTTGAAATAAAAATTCTGATAGACCACTATAAAACGCAATAA
- a CDS encoding COX15/CtaA family protein, whose protein sequence is MEMSKGNKYNRFQKSGIVTIVAVYLLILVGGIVRSTGSGMGCPDWPKCFGSWVPPTEVSQLPSDYQQVYHDRGYAEVEFNVYKTWTEYLNRLLGALIGIFVFITLLYSIPYLKSDKVIFYLSLLSFILVGFQGWLGSVVVATNLAPWMVTIHMLVAIVIVCILIYTVARSFTGKVAVGTVANKPLLNKLLLFLVTASLIQIVLGTQVRETIDEIALALGESQRINWIGQLGTSFYIHRTFSTLILFAHVYLFYTLMKGTAREGMIYFYTKLLLITIIAEIIAGVGMAYFGIPAFLQPVHLLLAVVAIGIQFILLLLLNQEKVFSNTAVSLTDKQLSYR, encoded by the coding sequence ATGGAGATGAGCAAAGGCAACAAATATAACAGGTTTCAGAAGTCGGGTATTGTTACCATTGTTGCTGTCTATTTGCTGATCCTGGTGGGAGGAATTGTAAGAAGTACCGGTTCCGGAATGGGATGTCCTGACTGGCCGAAATGTTTTGGGAGCTGGGTTCCACCTACGGAGGTGTCTCAGCTCCCTTCTGATTACCAGCAGGTATATCATGACAGGGGTTATGCAGAAGTGGAATTTAATGTATATAAAACCTGGACAGAATACCTCAACCGGTTATTAGGTGCCCTAATTGGTATTTTTGTTTTTATCACCTTGCTTTATTCTATTCCTTACCTGAAATCAGATAAAGTGATCTTTTATCTGAGCCTGTTAAGCTTTATTCTGGTAGGTTTTCAGGGATGGCTGGGATCAGTAGTGGTAGCCACTAATCTGGCTCCCTGGATGGTAACGATACATATGCTGGTGGCGATTGTAATTGTATGTATACTTATATATACAGTAGCCAGGTCTTTTACAGGGAAAGTAGCTGTAGGAACTGTTGCCAACAAGCCATTGCTTAATAAATTATTGCTATTTCTGGTAACAGCTTCTTTGATACAGATTGTATTAGGCACACAGGTCCGGGAGACAATTGATGAAATTGCGCTTGCCCTGGGAGAAAGTCAGCGAATAAACTGGATCGGACAATTAGGCACTAGCTTTTATATTCACCGTACATTTTCTACGTTAATTTTGTTTGCGCACGTATATCTGTTCTATACACTGATGAAAGGGACAGCCAGAGAAGGGATGATTTATTTCTATACAAAACTATTGCTGATCACTATTATTGCTGAGATTATAGCAGGTGTAGGAATGGCGTATTTTGGAATTCCTGCTTTTCTGCAACCGGTACACTTACTGTTAGCCGTAGTAGCGATAGGTATACAATTTATTTTGCTTCTGTTATTGAACCAGGAGAAAGTATTTTCTAATACAGCTGTTTCACTCACAGATAAACAATTATCTTACAGATGA
- a CDS encoding cytochrome C oxidase subunit IV family protein, translating to MAGHSDSQHHASTGGVAKPQTKVIWRTFWILFAITALEFLIAFTMTHGWFRVSIFVLMTLVKAFYIVGEFMHLKGEVKTLIWSIVVPLAFIVWFIVALLVEGDAILQVR from the coding sequence ATGGCTGGACATTCTGATTCCCAACATCATGCTTCAACCGGTGGCGTAGCTAAACCACAAACAAAAGTGATATGGCGTACTTTCTGGATACTGTTTGCGATTACGGCTCTGGAATTCTTAATTGCCTTCACTATGACCCATGGCTGGTTCCGGGTTTCTATTTTCGTACTGATGACCCTGGTAAAAGCATTTTATATTGTGGGTGAGTTTATGCACCTGAAAGGGGAAGTAAAAACCCTGATATGGTCTATTGTGGTTCCGCTCGCTTTCATTGTATGGTTTATTGTAGCCTTACTGGTAGAAGGCGATGCCATTTTACAAGTAAGATAA
- a CDS encoding cytochrome c oxidase subunit 3, with amino-acid sequence MRTEKISNKEIELWQEEPQQPLSMHPKKFAVWLFIVSIVMIFAALTSAYLVRRAEGNWLEFELPAIFWINSAILLASSISIQWAYFSAKKDNLNSLKAGMVLTVVLAIAFLVGQWYSWVALVDRQVFFVGNPSGSFLYVLTGLHAVHLVTGLVFLVIMLIASFQFKIHAKSMVRMEMCTTYWHFLDILWLYLFVFLLINH; translated from the coding sequence ATGAGAACTGAAAAAATAAGTAATAAAGAGATTGAGTTGTGGCAGGAAGAGCCACAGCAGCCACTGTCAATGCATCCGAAGAAATTCGCTGTATGGTTGTTTATTGTAAGTATAGTTATGATTTTTGCCGCCCTTACCAGCGCTTATCTGGTAAGAAGGGCCGAAGGAAACTGGCTGGAATTTGAATTGCCTGCTATTTTCTGGATTAATTCTGCCATTTTGCTGGCAAGTAGTATAAGCATACAATGGGCATATTTCAGTGCCAAAAAAGATAACCTGAATTCACTAAAGGCAGGCATGGTATTAACAGTCGTGCTGGCAATTGCGTTTCTGGTAGGACAATGGTATTCCTGGGTAGCGTTGGTAGACCGGCAAGTGTTCTTTGTAGGCAACCCATCCGGTTCGTTTCTATATGTACTTACCGGCTTGCATGCTGTACACCTGGTTACCGGACTGGTATTTCTGGTGATTATGTTGATCGCTTCTTTCCAGTTTAAAATACATGCAAAAAGTATGGTACGTATGGAAATGTGCACTACTTACTGGCATTTTTTAGATATTCTTTGGCTATATTTGTTCGTTTTCTTATTAATTAACCATTAA
- a CDS encoding STAS domain-containing protein, giving the protein MKNQTFKFLQKNKKQVLEAWMNNQLEDQTLRDDLMSNDELRKQSDELLTTFLKALNSDNLDNIQSREFEPVTDILNEISISRARKGFSPRETGLFVLSLKQALSQLLEKEYSEDPKTLYEAFTTIHKLLDSLNILTFETFIKGREEVIVRQTDEMSEISTPVIRVWEGVVALPIIGTLDSMRTQIVMENLLQEIVTTGSSIAILDISGVPAVDSLVAQHLLKTVSATRLMGAECIISGIRPEIAQTIVHLGIDLSHIKTKASLASALKLAFSMLSLEVKKIEKNRQTNG; this is encoded by the coding sequence ATGAAAAACCAAACCTTTAAGTTTTTACAGAAAAATAAAAAGCAAGTATTAGAAGCATGGATGAACAATCAACTTGAGGACCAAACACTTCGGGATGATTTAATGTCTAACGACGAGTTGCGAAAACAATCAGACGAACTACTAACTACTTTTCTCAAAGCCCTCAATTCCGACAATTTAGATAATATTCAATCCAGGGAATTTGAGCCGGTAACTGATATTTTAAATGAAATATCTATTTCGAGAGCCAGAAAAGGGTTTTCTCCTAGGGAGACAGGGCTGTTTGTGCTGAGCTTGAAACAAGCCCTTTCCCAATTGCTGGAAAAAGAATATTCAGAAGATCCAAAGACACTGTATGAAGCTTTTACTACTATCCATAAACTGCTCGATAGTTTAAACATCCTTACCTTTGAAACCTTTATTAAAGGCCGGGAAGAAGTAATTGTAAGGCAAACTGATGAAATGAGTGAAATTTCTACCCCTGTCATCAGGGTATGGGAAGGGGTAGTGGCCTTGCCTATTATTGGTACACTCGATAGCATGCGCACCCAGATCGTGATGGAAAATTTATTGCAGGAAATTGTAACGACCGGAAGCAGCATTGCCATTCTGGATATTTCCGGCGTACCTGCGGTAGATTCACTGGTCGCACAACATCTGTTAAAAACGGTAAGCGCTACAAGGCTCATGGGTGCCGAATGTATCATTAGCGGCATCAGGCCGGAAATTGCCCAGACTATTGTTCATTTAGGCATTGACCTTTCCCATATTAAAACCAAAGCCTCCCTTGCCAGTGCATTAAAATTAGCATTCTCTATGCTGAGCCTGGAAGTGAAAAAGATAGAAAAAAACCGGCAGACCAATGGATAG
- a CDS encoding ATP-binding SpoIIE family protein phosphatase, producing the protein MEFNAHQLFPVADRSYFNIIKREIQKLAEENGFSENKRGKIDIIISELTSNLIKHTTQGGEILVKLTGKDKVTGIEIIAVDNGPGMADPQRMMEDGFSTVGSKGEGLGAIKRLSDDFDLYSLPGNGTIILSRVYINDKSKKPKSEPESIQVRAVMVAKSGETYSGDGWYILPYQNKWAIVTLDGLGHGQHAHEAASEAIQSFTENLSDDPVMVLKHIHEDIRKTRGAVGAITLMHPKENSLTFCGIGNIAGKIVSIDGSKNLLSYNGTLGHNIPNTINNHIHPWSEGSLLILHSDGLKSKWDISKYPLLKRHDASIIAAVLYKDHTRRTDDVLVIVGKNNK; encoded by the coding sequence ATGGAATTTAATGCGCATCAGCTTTTTCCGGTTGCGGATAGAAGTTATTTTAATATCATCAAAAGGGAAATACAAAAACTGGCAGAGGAAAACGGCTTCAGCGAAAACAAACGCGGTAAAATAGATATTATCATATCTGAACTAACATCCAACCTGATCAAACATACTACGCAGGGGGGAGAAATCCTGGTAAAACTTACCGGGAAAGACAAAGTGACAGGCATAGAAATTATAGCGGTAGACAATGGACCAGGTATGGCCGATCCGCAGCGGATGATGGAAGATGGATTCTCTACCGTAGGCTCGAAAGGAGAAGGCTTGGGTGCCATTAAACGCCTGTCTGATGATTTTGATTTATATTCATTACCTGGAAATGGCACCATCATTTTGTCGCGGGTATATATTAATGATAAAAGCAAAAAACCTAAAAGTGAACCCGAATCTATTCAAGTACGTGCTGTAATGGTAGCTAAATCCGGGGAGACATATAGTGGAGATGGATGGTATATATTGCCTTATCAAAATAAATGGGCTATTGTTACCCTGGACGGTTTAGGACATGGCCAGCATGCACATGAGGCCGCATCGGAAGCCATCCAATCCTTTACAGAAAATTTATCCGATGATCCGGTAATGGTATTGAAACATATTCATGAAGATATACGCAAAACGAGGGGCGCTGTAGGAGCAATTACCCTTATGCATCCTAAAGAAAATTCACTTACTTTTTGTGGAATTGGCAATATTGCTGGTAAGATTGTTTCAATAGATGGCTCTAAAAATTTATTGTCTTATAACGGGACTTTAGGTCATAACATCCCTAATACGATCAATAATCATATTCACCCCTGGAGTGAAGGTTCTTTGCTGATTCTACATTCTGATGGATTAAAATCAAAATGGGACATAAGTAAATACCCTCTTCTGAAAAGACATGATGCGAGTATAATTGCAGCCGTTTTATATAAAGATCACACCCGCCGGACAGATGATGTATTAGTAATTGTAGGCAAGAATAATAAATAA
- the cyoE gene encoding heme o synthase → MITTKNQIETGTASFALKTRAYFDLLKFRLSFTVAFSGAIGYLLASSQPIDWVRMIIFSLAGFLVTGASNIINQIIEVDLDKLMRRTANRPLPSGRLTIKEATIFALILGFGGLYLLFTYINLLSGLLTFLSLVLYAFVYTPLKRVGPVAVFVGAFPGALPPLIGWVAATNMLSTEAFTLFAIQFIWQFPHFWAIAWVLDEDYKKAGFKLLPSGGGRDLHTAFQIMIYTLFLIPLGILPAKFGITGINAALIAVVCGSLFLMQTFYLMKECSRKAALQMMFGSFIYLPVVQIAFLLDKV, encoded by the coding sequence ATGATTACTACTAAAAACCAGATTGAAACGGGTACAGCCTCATTTGCTTTAAAAACCCGTGCTTATTTCGACTTATTGAAATTCAGGCTTTCGTTTACGGTTGCCTTTTCTGGAGCCATTGGCTATTTGCTGGCTTCCAGCCAACCCATAGACTGGGTACGAATGATTATATTTTCCCTGGCTGGTTTTCTGGTAACCGGTGCTTCAAATATCATTAACCAGATTATTGAAGTAGACCTGGATAAACTCATGCGCCGTACAGCAAATCGCCCTTTGCCTTCGGGCCGGTTGACTATAAAAGAAGCTACTATCTTTGCTTTAATTTTAGGATTTGGGGGATTGTACCTGTTATTTACCTATATCAATCTGCTTTCCGGACTATTAACTTTTCTATCGCTGGTATTGTATGCTTTTGTATATACACCTTTAAAAAGAGTAGGTCCTGTTGCTGTATTTGTGGGTGCTTTTCCAGGTGCTTTGCCTCCCTTGATCGGCTGGGTAGCAGCTACCAATATGCTATCTACAGAAGCATTTACCTTATTTGCCATACAATTCATCTGGCAGTTTCCGCATTTCTGGGCCATTGCCTGGGTGCTGGATGAAGATTACAAAAAAGCTGGCTTTAAACTGCTTCCCTCCGGAGGTGGACGTGATTTACACACCGCCTTCCAGATTATGATCTATACCTTGTTTTTGATACCGCTGGGTATATTGCCGGCTAAGTTTGGTATCACCGGAATCAATGCTGCCTTAATTGCGGTAGTATGTGGTTCTTTATTTTTAATGCAGACGTTTTATTTAATGAAAGAATGTTCCAGGAAAGCTGCCCTGCAAATGATGTTTGGCTCGTTTATTTACCTGCCTGTGGTGCAGATTGCTTTCCTGCTCGATAAAGTGTAA
- a CDS encoding ATP-binding protein, whose product MLKYVHQNIVKISLVNELDIVLAYKRAKQLTQLTGMAIPTQTKFATAVSEICRNVLEHVGEGTIKFSIGELERSMYIEALIIDFGRGIPNVEEILKRNVIATTGKGWGIANAKKLVDHFTIQSENNKGTKVYLLKKIPANHPPINKTIVQGWNEYFSHEMSISPYEEIKQQNIQILEVMEALQIKQMQTEHQMDEIKALHENVTALLKEREEANLLLQKMNKELEDFAYTVSHDLKAPLRNIEGITRLLKKFALSTGDEQVSLQFDMLSEQVQRMEKLITGILSYAKSGRQNLEQTSVNVATLLHEIKDTIMIPEGISIHIGQDMPMLHTEEIYLRQIFTNLLENAIKYHDKTEGNISISSQQKGSFFEFAVKDDGPGIDEEHHEKIFKMYYSLHTSGVKDSTGLGLSIIKKITSEKGGKVWVESKGRGSTFIFTWPAE is encoded by the coding sequence ATGCTAAAATATGTTCACCAGAATATTGTGAAGATCAGTTTAGTGAATGAACTGGATATTGTACTTGCCTATAAGCGAGCCAAACAATTAACACAATTAACCGGTATGGCTATACCTACCCAGACAAAGTTTGCCACAGCAGTTTCTGAGATTTGTAGAAATGTACTGGAACATGTGGGAGAAGGAACCATTAAGTTTAGCATTGGAGAGCTTGAAAGAAGCATGTATATCGAAGCCTTGATTATAGATTTTGGCAGAGGGATACCGAATGTAGAAGAGATCTTAAAACGGAATGTTATAGCCACAACAGGTAAAGGGTGGGGAATTGCTAATGCTAAAAAACTGGTAGATCATTTCACTATACAAAGCGAAAATAATAAAGGTACCAAAGTGTATTTATTAAAAAAAATACCTGCCAATCATCCGCCCATTAATAAAACCATAGTACAAGGCTGGAATGAATATTTCTCGCATGAAATGAGTATTTCTCCCTATGAAGAGATAAAACAACAGAATATCCAGATTCTGGAAGTAATGGAGGCGCTACAGATTAAACAGATGCAAACCGAGCATCAGATGGATGAAATTAAAGCCTTACACGAAAATGTAACGGCGCTGTTAAAGGAAAGGGAAGAGGCGAATCTATTACTCCAAAAGATGAACAAAGAACTGGAAGATTTTGCTTATACCGTTTCCCATGACCTGAAAGCGCCTCTGCGCAACATAGAAGGAATTACACGTCTGTTAAAAAAATTCGCATTGTCCACTGGTGATGAACAGGTTAGCCTGCAATTTGATATGCTGAGTGAACAGGTACAACGCATGGAAAAATTAATTACAGGTATCTTATCCTACGCAAAATCCGGACGGCAGAATCTGGAACAGACCAGTGTAAATGTAGCTACGCTTTTACATGAGATTAAAGATACGATCATGATTCCTGAAGGAATTAGCATTCATATTGGACAGGATATGCCTATGTTACATACGGAGGAGATTTATCTGCGCCAGATTTTTACAAACCTACTTGAAAATGCCATTAAATATCATGATAAAACAGAGGGGAATATTTCCATCAGCAGCCAGCAGAAAGGGTCTTTTTTTGAGTTTGCTGTGAAAGATGATGGGCCAGGTATTGATGAAGAACACCATGAGAAAATATTTAAAATGTATTACTCCCTCCACACCTCAGGCGTGAAAGATAGTACAGGCCTGGGATTATCTATTATAAAAAAAATAACTTCGGAGAAAGGCGGAAAAGTTTGGGTAGAA
- a CDS encoding DUF420 domain-containing protein has protein sequence MNHPVEISEKKNNTYLIIIGILSVVIPVVVAILMFIPQTGKLGDLNVSFLPHLNAVLNSATAIALVSGFIFIRKGKKQYHITAMITAFVLSSVFLISYVIYHYQAPATKFMGEGFIRGVYFFILLTHIILAAVVVPFVLLSIYFGISKQYQKHRKIVKWTFPIWLYVAVTGVIVYLMIRPYYS, from the coding sequence ATGAACCACCCTGTTGAAATTTCGGAGAAAAAAAATAACACCTATTTGATTATCATTGGAATTCTATCGGTAGTAATTCCGGTGGTAGTAGCAATTCTGATGTTTATTCCGCAAACAGGCAAACTGGGTGACCTGAATGTATCTTTCCTACCTCATTTGAATGCCGTTCTCAATTCTGCTACAGCTATAGCGCTCGTTTCCGGATTTATTTTTATCCGTAAAGGGAAAAAACAATATCACATTACGGCTATGATTACAGCTTTTGTGTTATCATCTGTTTTTTTAATATCCTATGTAATTTATCATTACCAGGCTCCGGCTACTAAGTTTATGGGTGAAGGATTTATCAGAGGTGTATACTTTTTTATATTGCTAACACACATTATCTTAGCAGCTGTGGTTGTTCCGTTTGTACTGCTGAGTATTTATTTTGGTATCTCTAAGCAATACCAGAAACACCGCAAAATTGTTAAATGGACGTTTCCTATCTGGTTATATGTAGCCGTTACCGGTGTAATTGTATACCTGATGATCAGGCCGTATTATAGTTAA
- a CDS encoding cytochrome c oxidase subunit 3 — protein sequence MSTASTVIDKPKKKGSIWDGGNEPLKASYGKLMMWFFLLSDAFSFSALLITYGLIRFSHTAYNPEIHGAFKFSQAYWPIPEKVYEAVPFLHGYSLPLVFVGIMTFILIMSSVTMVLAVEAGHRNDKHDVEKWMLWTILGGFAFLGSQAWEWAHFIHGTEDGSLVRLIENGNVVEKTIFGANLVINQYGPPAFADLFFFITGFHGTHVFSGVILNMLIFFNAATGVYERRGHYEMVEKVGLYWHFVDLVWVFVFTFFYLI from the coding sequence ATGTCAACTGCAAGTACGGTAATTGATAAACCCAAAAAGAAAGGCAGCATCTGGGATGGTGGTAACGAGCCCTTAAAGGCAAGTTACGGCAAACTGATGATGTGGTTTTTCCTCTTATCTGATGCTTTCTCCTTTTCTGCTTTACTCATTACCTACGGATTAATCCGTTTCAGTCATACTGCGTATAACCCGGAAATACATGGTGCCTTTAAATTCTCCCAGGCATACTGGCCTATACCGGAAAAAGTATATGAAGCCGTACCCTTTTTACATGGTTATTCATTGCCGCTGGTATTTGTGGGTATTATGACGTTTATTCTCATCATGAGCAGTGTAACGATGGTATTGGCGGTAGAAGCGGGTCACCGGAACGACAAACATGATGTGGAAAAATGGATGTTATGGACAATTCTGGGCGGTTTTGCTTTCCTGGGCAGCCAGGCCTGGGAATGGGCTCACTTTATACACGGAACTGAGGATGGTTCACTGGTGCGGTTAATTGAAAATGGAAATGTGGTAGAAAAAACAATTTTTGGTGCAAATCTGGTCATTAATCAGTATGGCCCTCCGGCTTTTGCTGATCTGTTCTTTTTTATCACAGGCTTTCATGGAACGCACGTATTTAGTGGGGTTATCCTGAACATGCTTATCTTCTTTAATGCTGCCACTGGCGTATATGAAAGAAGGGGCCACTACGAAATGGTAGAAAAAGTAGGTTTATACTGGCACTTTGTAGATCTGGTATGGGTATTTGTGTTTACCTTCTTCTACCTGATTTAA